A genomic region of Pelodiscus sinensis isolate JC-2024 chromosome 1, ASM4963464v1, whole genome shotgun sequence contains the following coding sequences:
- the USP44 gene encoding ubiquitin carboxyl-terminal hydrolase 44 isoform X1 — translation MDKCKHIGRLRLAQDHSILNPQKWHCVDCNTTESVWACLSCSHVACGRYIEEHALKHFQESSHPVALEVNELYVFCYLCDDYVLNDNATGDLKLLRSTLSAIKSQNYDCTTRSGRTLRSMGTSDDSYLSHNGAQALLRNEDRMFTALWHRRRALMGKVFRSWFELTPSGKKSLEEERLQEEAEERRDKARKRRQERKRQLKVEMEKMPPRKSSRLQHQNKISSKVSSWVQKSPQNLSSPMELKVTSTSDEVRLKKIGDSPIKRRPTVTPGVTGLRNLGNTCYMNSILQVLSHLLIFRECFLKLDLNQTQELLATATSGKTRSSTKHPPITGSAFCLNENQVKLKGSSSMRRPSLSSGLSGGASKSRNMELIQSREPSSKHISLCHELHTLFQVMWSGKWALVSPFAMLHSVWRLIPAFRGYAQQDAQEFLCELLDKVQQELETTGTRYPALIPTSQRKLIKQVLNVVNTIFHGQLLSQVQKRQIWIYLSDIVTVINRLLTMITKKITRLTETGLTSVKRLFELTCYTVTCLACDNKSNTIEPFWDLSLEFPERYHCNGKEMAFQYPCLLTEMLAKFTETEALEGKIYACDQCNTKRRKFSSKPIILTEAQKQLMVCQLPQVLRLHLKRFRWSGRNHREKIGVHVSFDQILNMESYCCRESLKSLLPDCFIYDLSAVIMHHGKGFGSGHYTAYCYNSEGGFWVHCNDSILNLCTMEEVCKAQAYILFYSQRVTQANTHCKISFPISPSGNQQCTEFVDCLSENSSS, via the exons ATGGATAAGTGTAAGCACATAGGGCGACTACGGCTTGCCCAAGACCATTCCATCCTGAACCCTCAGAAGTGGCATTGCGTGGACTGCAATACTACAGAATCAGTTTGGGCATGCCTTAGCTGTTCACATGTTGCATGTGGAAGATACATTGAAGAGCATGCACTAAAGCACTTTCAGGAAAGTAGTCATCCAGTGGCATTGGAAGTGAATGAGCTGTATGTTTTTTGTTACCTTTGTGATGACTATGTTCTTAATGATAATGCAACTGGTGACTTAAAACTATTGCGAAGTACATTAAGTGCAATTAAGAGTCAAAACTATGACTGCACTACCCGTAGTGGCAGGACTTTGCGATCTATGGGTACGAGTGATGACTCTTACCTTTCACACAATGGTGCCCAAGCCTTGCTTCGGAATGAAGACCGTATGTTCACAGCTCTGTGGCACAGAAGGCGTGCATTAATGGGCAAAGTGTTTAGATCATGGTTTGAGCTAACACCTAGTGGGAAAAAGAGTTTGGAAGAAGAGAGGCTCCAGGAAGAAGCAGAGGAAAGAAGGGATAAAGCTAGGAAAAGGAGACAAGAGCGAAAGCGTCAGCTGAAAGTAGAGATGGAAAAAATGCCTCCAAGGAAGAGTTCTCGTTTAcaacatcaaaataaaatatcctCAAAAGTATCATCCTGGGTACAAAAATCACCACAAAATTTGTCCTCTCCTATGGAGCTGAAAGTAACTTCTACCTCAGATGAAGTACGATTGAAAAAAATTGGTGACTCTCCAATTAAGCGAAGGCCTACAGTGACTCCTGGTGTAACAGGACTGAGAAATTTGGGTAATACATGCTATATGAACTCTATTCTACAAGTATTGAGTCATTTGCTTATTTTTCGGGAATGTTTTTTAAAGCTTGATCTGAACCAAACTCAAGAATTGCTGGCAACAGCAACCAGTGGAAAAACAAGATCCTCTACTAAACACCCTCCAATTACTGGTTCTGCATTTTGTTTGAATGAGAACCAAGTAAAGTTAAAAGGATCATCGTCTATGAGACGACCTAGTTTATCATCCGGACTAAGTGGAGGGGCATCAAAAAGTAGAAATATGGAACTTATTCAGTCCAGGGAGCCAAGCTCAAAGCACATTTCTCTATGTCATGAGCTACATACTCTGTTCCAAGTTATGTGGTCTGGCAAGTGGGCATTGGTGTCTCCTTTTGCCATGCTCCATTCTGTGTGGCGACTAATCCCGGCCTTCCGAGGTTATGCCCAACAAGATGCTCAGGAATTCCTCTGTGAACTTTTGGATAAAGTACAGCAAGAACTGGAAACAACTGGGACCAGATACCCAGCTCTCATCCCCACTTCTCAAAGGAAACTTATCAAACAGGTTCTGAATGTGGTCAATACCATTTTTCACGGACAGCTTTTAAGTCAG GTGCAGAAAAGGCAAATATGGATCTACCTGTCTGATATAGTGACAGTGATTAACAGACTTCTAACTATGATTACCAAAAAGATAACACGACTCACTGAAACAGGATTGACATCTGTTAAAAGGCTTTTTGAATTAACTTGTTACACA GTTACATGTCTTGCGTGTGACAATAAGTCAAATACAATAGAACCCTTCTGGGACCTGTCGCTGGAATTTCCTGAGAGGTATCATTGCAATGGGAAGGAGATGGCTTTTCAGTATCCATGCCTACTTACAGAAATGTTGGCCAAGTTTACAGAGACGGAAGCTTTAGAAGGAAAGATATATGCATGTGATCAATGCAACA CAAAACGCAGGAAGTTTTCTTCAAAACCAATTATACTTACAGAAGCCCAGAAACAGCTTATGGTGTGTCAACTACCTCAAGTTCTGAGACTACACCTTAAGCGGTTCAG ATGGTCAGGACGCAATCATCGTGAGAAGATTGGAGTACATGTTAGCTTTGATCAGATATTAAATATGGAGTCTTATTGCTGCCGAGAGTCTCTTAAGTCCCTCTTACCTGATTGCTTTATCTATGACTTGTCTGCTGTCATTATGCATCATGGGAAAGGATTTGGTTCAGGGCACTATACTGCCTACTGCTATAACTCAGAAGGAG GGTTCTGGGTACACTGCAATGATTCCATACTCAACTTGTGCACTATGGAAGAAGTATGCAAGGCTCAAGCCTACATCTTGTTTTACAGCCAGCGAGTTACTCAGGCAAACACACACTGTAAAATATCGTTTCCTATCTCACCATCTGGAAATCAGCAGTGTACTGAATTTGTTGACTGTTTAAGTGAAAACAGTAGCAGCTAA
- the USP44 gene encoding ubiquitin carboxyl-terminal hydrolase 44 isoform X4 encodes MDKCKHIGRLRLAQDHSILNPQKWHCVDCNTTESVWACLSCSHVACGRYIEEHALKHFQESSHPVALEVNELYVFCYLCDDYVLNDNATGDLKLLRSTLSAIKSQNYDCTTRSGRTLRSMGTSDDSYLSHNGAQALLRNEDRMFTALWHRRRALMGKVFRSWFELTPSGKKSLEEERLQEEAEERRDKARKRRQERKRQLKVEMEKMPPRKSSRLQHQNKISSKVSSWVQKSPQNLSSPMELKVTSTSDEVRLKKIGDSPIKRRPTVTPGVTGLRNLGNTCYMNSILQVLSHLLIFRECFLKLDLNQTQELLATATSGKTRSSTKHPPITGSAFCLNENQVKLKGSSSMRRPSLSSGLSGGASKSRNMELIQSREPSSKHISLCHELHTLFQVMWSGKWALVSPFAMLHSVWRLIPAFRGYAQQDAQEFLCELLDKVQQELETTGTRYPALIPTSQRKLIKQVLNVVNTIFHGQLLSQVTCLACDNKSNTIEPFWDLSLEFPERYHCNGKEMAFQYPCLLTEMLAKFTETEALEGKIYACDQCNKAQKQLMVCQLPQVLRLHLKRFRWSGRNHREKIGVHVSFDQILNMESYCCRESLKSLLPDCFIYDLSAVIMHHGKGFGSGHYTAYCYNSEGGFWVHCNDSILNLCTMEEVCKAQAYILFYSQRVTQANTHCKISFPISPSGNQQCTEFVDCLSENSSS; translated from the exons ATGGATAAGTGTAAGCACATAGGGCGACTACGGCTTGCCCAAGACCATTCCATCCTGAACCCTCAGAAGTGGCATTGCGTGGACTGCAATACTACAGAATCAGTTTGGGCATGCCTTAGCTGTTCACATGTTGCATGTGGAAGATACATTGAAGAGCATGCACTAAAGCACTTTCAGGAAAGTAGTCATCCAGTGGCATTGGAAGTGAATGAGCTGTATGTTTTTTGTTACCTTTGTGATGACTATGTTCTTAATGATAATGCAACTGGTGACTTAAAACTATTGCGAAGTACATTAAGTGCAATTAAGAGTCAAAACTATGACTGCACTACCCGTAGTGGCAGGACTTTGCGATCTATGGGTACGAGTGATGACTCTTACCTTTCACACAATGGTGCCCAAGCCTTGCTTCGGAATGAAGACCGTATGTTCACAGCTCTGTGGCACAGAAGGCGTGCATTAATGGGCAAAGTGTTTAGATCATGGTTTGAGCTAACACCTAGTGGGAAAAAGAGTTTGGAAGAAGAGAGGCTCCAGGAAGAAGCAGAGGAAAGAAGGGATAAAGCTAGGAAAAGGAGACAAGAGCGAAAGCGTCAGCTGAAAGTAGAGATGGAAAAAATGCCTCCAAGGAAGAGTTCTCGTTTAcaacatcaaaataaaatatcctCAAAAGTATCATCCTGGGTACAAAAATCACCACAAAATTTGTCCTCTCCTATGGAGCTGAAAGTAACTTCTACCTCAGATGAAGTACGATTGAAAAAAATTGGTGACTCTCCAATTAAGCGAAGGCCTACAGTGACTCCTGGTGTAACAGGACTGAGAAATTTGGGTAATACATGCTATATGAACTCTATTCTACAAGTATTGAGTCATTTGCTTATTTTTCGGGAATGTTTTTTAAAGCTTGATCTGAACCAAACTCAAGAATTGCTGGCAACAGCAACCAGTGGAAAAACAAGATCCTCTACTAAACACCCTCCAATTACTGGTTCTGCATTTTGTTTGAATGAGAACCAAGTAAAGTTAAAAGGATCATCGTCTATGAGACGACCTAGTTTATCATCCGGACTAAGTGGAGGGGCATCAAAAAGTAGAAATATGGAACTTATTCAGTCCAGGGAGCCAAGCTCAAAGCACATTTCTCTATGTCATGAGCTACATACTCTGTTCCAAGTTATGTGGTCTGGCAAGTGGGCATTGGTGTCTCCTTTTGCCATGCTCCATTCTGTGTGGCGACTAATCCCGGCCTTCCGAGGTTATGCCCAACAAGATGCTCAGGAATTCCTCTGTGAACTTTTGGATAAAGTACAGCAAGAACTGGAAACAACTGGGACCAGATACCCAGCTCTCATCCCCACTTCTCAAAGGAAACTTATCAAACAGGTTCTGAATGTGGTCAATACCATTTTTCACGGACAGCTTTTAAGTCAG GTTACATGTCTTGCGTGTGACAATAAGTCAAATACAATAGAACCCTTCTGGGACCTGTCGCTGGAATTTCCTGAGAGGTATCATTGCAATGGGAAGGAGATGGCTTTTCAGTATCCATGCCTACTTACAGAAATGTTGGCCAAGTTTACAGAGACGGAAGCTTTAGAAGGAAAGATATATGCATGTGATCAATGCAACA AAGCCCAGAAACAGCTTATGGTGTGTCAACTACCTCAAGTTCTGAGACTACACCTTAAGCGGTTCAG ATGGTCAGGACGCAATCATCGTGAGAAGATTGGAGTACATGTTAGCTTTGATCAGATATTAAATATGGAGTCTTATTGCTGCCGAGAGTCTCTTAAGTCCCTCTTACCTGATTGCTTTATCTATGACTTGTCTGCTGTCATTATGCATCATGGGAAAGGATTTGGTTCAGGGCACTATACTGCCTACTGCTATAACTCAGAAGGAG GGTTCTGGGTACACTGCAATGATTCCATACTCAACTTGTGCACTATGGAAGAAGTATGCAAGGCTCAAGCCTACATCTTGTTTTACAGCCAGCGAGTTACTCAGGCAAACACACACTGTAAAATATCGTTTCCTATCTCACCATCTGGAAATCAGCAGTGTACTGAATTTGTTGACTGTTTAAGTGAAAACAGTAGCAGCTAA
- the USP44 gene encoding ubiquitin carboxyl-terminal hydrolase 44 isoform X2, with translation MDKCKHIGRLRLAQDHSILNPQKWHCVDCNTTESVWACLSCSHVACGRYIEEHALKHFQESSHPVALEVNELYVFCYLCDDYVLNDNATGDLKLLRSTLSAIKSQNYDCTTRSGRTLRSMGTSDDSYLSHNGAQALLRNEDRMFTALWHRRRALMGKVFRSWFELTPSGKKSLEEERLQEEAEERRDKARKRRQERKRQLKVEMEKMPPRKSSRLQHQNKISSKVSSWVQKSPQNLSSPMELKVTSTSDEVRLKKIGDSPIKRRPTVTPGVTGLRNLGNTCYMNSILQVLSHLLIFRECFLKLDLNQTQELLATATSGKTRSSTKHPPITGSAFCLNENQVKLKGSSSMRRPSLSSGLSGGASKSRNMELIQSREPSSKHISLCHELHTLFQVMWSGKWALVSPFAMLHSVWRLIPAFRGYAQQDAQEFLCELLDKVQQELETTGTRYPALIPTSQRKLIKQVLNVVNTIFHGQLLSQVQKRQIWIYLSDIVTVINRLLTMITKKITRLTETGLTSVKRLFELTCYTVTCLACDNKSNTIEPFWDLSLEFPERYHCNGKEMAFQYPCLLTEMLAKFTETEALEGKIYACDQCNKAQKQLMVCQLPQVLRLHLKRFRWSGRNHREKIGVHVSFDQILNMESYCCRESLKSLLPDCFIYDLSAVIMHHGKGFGSGHYTAYCYNSEGGFWVHCNDSILNLCTMEEVCKAQAYILFYSQRVTQANTHCKISFPISPSGNQQCTEFVDCLSENSSS, from the exons ATGGATAAGTGTAAGCACATAGGGCGACTACGGCTTGCCCAAGACCATTCCATCCTGAACCCTCAGAAGTGGCATTGCGTGGACTGCAATACTACAGAATCAGTTTGGGCATGCCTTAGCTGTTCACATGTTGCATGTGGAAGATACATTGAAGAGCATGCACTAAAGCACTTTCAGGAAAGTAGTCATCCAGTGGCATTGGAAGTGAATGAGCTGTATGTTTTTTGTTACCTTTGTGATGACTATGTTCTTAATGATAATGCAACTGGTGACTTAAAACTATTGCGAAGTACATTAAGTGCAATTAAGAGTCAAAACTATGACTGCACTACCCGTAGTGGCAGGACTTTGCGATCTATGGGTACGAGTGATGACTCTTACCTTTCACACAATGGTGCCCAAGCCTTGCTTCGGAATGAAGACCGTATGTTCACAGCTCTGTGGCACAGAAGGCGTGCATTAATGGGCAAAGTGTTTAGATCATGGTTTGAGCTAACACCTAGTGGGAAAAAGAGTTTGGAAGAAGAGAGGCTCCAGGAAGAAGCAGAGGAAAGAAGGGATAAAGCTAGGAAAAGGAGACAAGAGCGAAAGCGTCAGCTGAAAGTAGAGATGGAAAAAATGCCTCCAAGGAAGAGTTCTCGTTTAcaacatcaaaataaaatatcctCAAAAGTATCATCCTGGGTACAAAAATCACCACAAAATTTGTCCTCTCCTATGGAGCTGAAAGTAACTTCTACCTCAGATGAAGTACGATTGAAAAAAATTGGTGACTCTCCAATTAAGCGAAGGCCTACAGTGACTCCTGGTGTAACAGGACTGAGAAATTTGGGTAATACATGCTATATGAACTCTATTCTACAAGTATTGAGTCATTTGCTTATTTTTCGGGAATGTTTTTTAAAGCTTGATCTGAACCAAACTCAAGAATTGCTGGCAACAGCAACCAGTGGAAAAACAAGATCCTCTACTAAACACCCTCCAATTACTGGTTCTGCATTTTGTTTGAATGAGAACCAAGTAAAGTTAAAAGGATCATCGTCTATGAGACGACCTAGTTTATCATCCGGACTAAGTGGAGGGGCATCAAAAAGTAGAAATATGGAACTTATTCAGTCCAGGGAGCCAAGCTCAAAGCACATTTCTCTATGTCATGAGCTACATACTCTGTTCCAAGTTATGTGGTCTGGCAAGTGGGCATTGGTGTCTCCTTTTGCCATGCTCCATTCTGTGTGGCGACTAATCCCGGCCTTCCGAGGTTATGCCCAACAAGATGCTCAGGAATTCCTCTGTGAACTTTTGGATAAAGTACAGCAAGAACTGGAAACAACTGGGACCAGATACCCAGCTCTCATCCCCACTTCTCAAAGGAAACTTATCAAACAGGTTCTGAATGTGGTCAATACCATTTTTCACGGACAGCTTTTAAGTCAG GTGCAGAAAAGGCAAATATGGATCTACCTGTCTGATATAGTGACAGTGATTAACAGACTTCTAACTATGATTACCAAAAAGATAACACGACTCACTGAAACAGGATTGACATCTGTTAAAAGGCTTTTTGAATTAACTTGTTACACA GTTACATGTCTTGCGTGTGACAATAAGTCAAATACAATAGAACCCTTCTGGGACCTGTCGCTGGAATTTCCTGAGAGGTATCATTGCAATGGGAAGGAGATGGCTTTTCAGTATCCATGCCTACTTACAGAAATGTTGGCCAAGTTTACAGAGACGGAAGCTTTAGAAGGAAAGATATATGCATGTGATCAATGCAACA AAGCCCAGAAACAGCTTATGGTGTGTCAACTACCTCAAGTTCTGAGACTACACCTTAAGCGGTTCAG ATGGTCAGGACGCAATCATCGTGAGAAGATTGGAGTACATGTTAGCTTTGATCAGATATTAAATATGGAGTCTTATTGCTGCCGAGAGTCTCTTAAGTCCCTCTTACCTGATTGCTTTATCTATGACTTGTCTGCTGTCATTATGCATCATGGGAAAGGATTTGGTTCAGGGCACTATACTGCCTACTGCTATAACTCAGAAGGAG GGTTCTGGGTACACTGCAATGATTCCATACTCAACTTGTGCACTATGGAAGAAGTATGCAAGGCTCAAGCCTACATCTTGTTTTACAGCCAGCGAGTTACTCAGGCAAACACACACTGTAAAATATCGTTTCCTATCTCACCATCTGGAAATCAGCAGTGTACTGAATTTGTTGACTGTTTAAGTGAAAACAGTAGCAGCTAA
- the USP44 gene encoding ubiquitin carboxyl-terminal hydrolase 44 isoform X3: MDKCKHIGRLRLAQDHSILNPQKWHCVDCNTTESVWACLSCSHVACGRYIEEHALKHFQESSHPVALEVNELYVFCYLCDDYVLNDNATGDLKLLRSTLSAIKSQNYDCTTRSGRTLRSMGTSDDSYLSHNGAQALLRNEDRMFTALWHRRRALMGKVFRSWFELTPSGKKSLEEERLQEEAEERRDKARKRRQERKRQLKVEMEKMPPRKSSRLQHQNKISSKVSSWVQKSPQNLSSPMELKVTSTSDEVRLKKIGDSPIKRRPTVTPGVTGLRNLGNTCYMNSILQVLSHLLIFRECFLKLDLNQTQELLATATSGKTRSSTKHPPITGSAFCLNENQVKLKGSSSMRRPSLSSGLSGGASKSRNMELIQSREPSSKHISLCHELHTLFQVMWSGKWALVSPFAMLHSVWRLIPAFRGYAQQDAQEFLCELLDKVQQELETTGTRYPALIPTSQRKLIKQVLNVVNTIFHGQLLSQVTCLACDNKSNTIEPFWDLSLEFPERYHCNGKEMAFQYPCLLTEMLAKFTETEALEGKIYACDQCNTKRRKFSSKPIILTEAQKQLMVCQLPQVLRLHLKRFRWSGRNHREKIGVHVSFDQILNMESYCCRESLKSLLPDCFIYDLSAVIMHHGKGFGSGHYTAYCYNSEGGFWVHCNDSILNLCTMEEVCKAQAYILFYSQRVTQANTHCKISFPISPSGNQQCTEFVDCLSENSSS; the protein is encoded by the exons ATGGATAAGTGTAAGCACATAGGGCGACTACGGCTTGCCCAAGACCATTCCATCCTGAACCCTCAGAAGTGGCATTGCGTGGACTGCAATACTACAGAATCAGTTTGGGCATGCCTTAGCTGTTCACATGTTGCATGTGGAAGATACATTGAAGAGCATGCACTAAAGCACTTTCAGGAAAGTAGTCATCCAGTGGCATTGGAAGTGAATGAGCTGTATGTTTTTTGTTACCTTTGTGATGACTATGTTCTTAATGATAATGCAACTGGTGACTTAAAACTATTGCGAAGTACATTAAGTGCAATTAAGAGTCAAAACTATGACTGCACTACCCGTAGTGGCAGGACTTTGCGATCTATGGGTACGAGTGATGACTCTTACCTTTCACACAATGGTGCCCAAGCCTTGCTTCGGAATGAAGACCGTATGTTCACAGCTCTGTGGCACAGAAGGCGTGCATTAATGGGCAAAGTGTTTAGATCATGGTTTGAGCTAACACCTAGTGGGAAAAAGAGTTTGGAAGAAGAGAGGCTCCAGGAAGAAGCAGAGGAAAGAAGGGATAAAGCTAGGAAAAGGAGACAAGAGCGAAAGCGTCAGCTGAAAGTAGAGATGGAAAAAATGCCTCCAAGGAAGAGTTCTCGTTTAcaacatcaaaataaaatatcctCAAAAGTATCATCCTGGGTACAAAAATCACCACAAAATTTGTCCTCTCCTATGGAGCTGAAAGTAACTTCTACCTCAGATGAAGTACGATTGAAAAAAATTGGTGACTCTCCAATTAAGCGAAGGCCTACAGTGACTCCTGGTGTAACAGGACTGAGAAATTTGGGTAATACATGCTATATGAACTCTATTCTACAAGTATTGAGTCATTTGCTTATTTTTCGGGAATGTTTTTTAAAGCTTGATCTGAACCAAACTCAAGAATTGCTGGCAACAGCAACCAGTGGAAAAACAAGATCCTCTACTAAACACCCTCCAATTACTGGTTCTGCATTTTGTTTGAATGAGAACCAAGTAAAGTTAAAAGGATCATCGTCTATGAGACGACCTAGTTTATCATCCGGACTAAGTGGAGGGGCATCAAAAAGTAGAAATATGGAACTTATTCAGTCCAGGGAGCCAAGCTCAAAGCACATTTCTCTATGTCATGAGCTACATACTCTGTTCCAAGTTATGTGGTCTGGCAAGTGGGCATTGGTGTCTCCTTTTGCCATGCTCCATTCTGTGTGGCGACTAATCCCGGCCTTCCGAGGTTATGCCCAACAAGATGCTCAGGAATTCCTCTGTGAACTTTTGGATAAAGTACAGCAAGAACTGGAAACAACTGGGACCAGATACCCAGCTCTCATCCCCACTTCTCAAAGGAAACTTATCAAACAGGTTCTGAATGTGGTCAATACCATTTTTCACGGACAGCTTTTAAGTCAG GTTACATGTCTTGCGTGTGACAATAAGTCAAATACAATAGAACCCTTCTGGGACCTGTCGCTGGAATTTCCTGAGAGGTATCATTGCAATGGGAAGGAGATGGCTTTTCAGTATCCATGCCTACTTACAGAAATGTTGGCCAAGTTTACAGAGACGGAAGCTTTAGAAGGAAAGATATATGCATGTGATCAATGCAACA CAAAACGCAGGAAGTTTTCTTCAAAACCAATTATACTTACAGAAGCCCAGAAACAGCTTATGGTGTGTCAACTACCTCAAGTTCTGAGACTACACCTTAAGCGGTTCAG ATGGTCAGGACGCAATCATCGTGAGAAGATTGGAGTACATGTTAGCTTTGATCAGATATTAAATATGGAGTCTTATTGCTGCCGAGAGTCTCTTAAGTCCCTCTTACCTGATTGCTTTATCTATGACTTGTCTGCTGTCATTATGCATCATGGGAAAGGATTTGGTTCAGGGCACTATACTGCCTACTGCTATAACTCAGAAGGAG GGTTCTGGGTACACTGCAATGATTCCATACTCAACTTGTGCACTATGGAAGAAGTATGCAAGGCTCAAGCCTACATCTTGTTTTACAGCCAGCGAGTTACTCAGGCAAACACACACTGTAAAATATCGTTTCCTATCTCACCATCTGGAAATCAGCAGTGTACTGAATTTGTTGACTGTTTAAGTGAAAACAGTAGCAGCTAA
- the USP44 gene encoding ubiquitin carboxyl-terminal hydrolase 44 isoform X5 translates to MDKCKHIGRLRLAQDHSILNPQKWHCVDCNTTESVWACLSCSHVACGRYIEEHALKHFQESSHPVALEVNELYVFCYLCDDYVLNDNATGDLKLLRSTLSAIKSQNYDCTTRSGRTLRSMGTSDDSYLSHNGAQALLRNEDRMFTALWHRRRALMGKVFRSWFELTPSGKKSLEEERLQEEAEERRDKARKRRQERKRQLKVEMEKMPPRKSSRLQHQNKISSKVSSWVQKSPQNLSSPMELKVTSTSDEVRLKKIGDSPIKRRPTVTPGVTGLRNLGNTCYMNSILQVLSHLLIFRECFLKLDLNQTQELLATATSGKTRSSTKHPPITGSAFCLNENQVKLKGSSSMRRPSLSSGLSGGASKSRNMELIQSREPSSKHISLCHELHTLFQVMWSGKWALVSPFAMLHSVWRLIPAFRGYAQQDAQEFLCELLDKVQQELETTGTRYPALIPTSQRKLIKQVLNVVNTIFHGQLLSQVQKRQIWIYLSDIVTVINRLLTMITKKITRLTETGLTSVKRLFELTCYTVTCLACDNKSNTIEPFWDLSLEFPERYHCNGKEMAFQYPCLLTEMLAKFTETEALEGKIYACDQCNTKRRKFSSKPIILTEAQKQLMVCQLPQVLRLHLKRFRVLGTLQ, encoded by the exons ATGGATAAGTGTAAGCACATAGGGCGACTACGGCTTGCCCAAGACCATTCCATCCTGAACCCTCAGAAGTGGCATTGCGTGGACTGCAATACTACAGAATCAGTTTGGGCATGCCTTAGCTGTTCACATGTTGCATGTGGAAGATACATTGAAGAGCATGCACTAAAGCACTTTCAGGAAAGTAGTCATCCAGTGGCATTGGAAGTGAATGAGCTGTATGTTTTTTGTTACCTTTGTGATGACTATGTTCTTAATGATAATGCAACTGGTGACTTAAAACTATTGCGAAGTACATTAAGTGCAATTAAGAGTCAAAACTATGACTGCACTACCCGTAGTGGCAGGACTTTGCGATCTATGGGTACGAGTGATGACTCTTACCTTTCACACAATGGTGCCCAAGCCTTGCTTCGGAATGAAGACCGTATGTTCACAGCTCTGTGGCACAGAAGGCGTGCATTAATGGGCAAAGTGTTTAGATCATGGTTTGAGCTAACACCTAGTGGGAAAAAGAGTTTGGAAGAAGAGAGGCTCCAGGAAGAAGCAGAGGAAAGAAGGGATAAAGCTAGGAAAAGGAGACAAGAGCGAAAGCGTCAGCTGAAAGTAGAGATGGAAAAAATGCCTCCAAGGAAGAGTTCTCGTTTAcaacatcaaaataaaatatcctCAAAAGTATCATCCTGGGTACAAAAATCACCACAAAATTTGTCCTCTCCTATGGAGCTGAAAGTAACTTCTACCTCAGATGAAGTACGATTGAAAAAAATTGGTGACTCTCCAATTAAGCGAAGGCCTACAGTGACTCCTGGTGTAACAGGACTGAGAAATTTGGGTAATACATGCTATATGAACTCTATTCTACAAGTATTGAGTCATTTGCTTATTTTTCGGGAATGTTTTTTAAAGCTTGATCTGAACCAAACTCAAGAATTGCTGGCAACAGCAACCAGTGGAAAAACAAGATCCTCTACTAAACACCCTCCAATTACTGGTTCTGCATTTTGTTTGAATGAGAACCAAGTAAAGTTAAAAGGATCATCGTCTATGAGACGACCTAGTTTATCATCCGGACTAAGTGGAGGGGCATCAAAAAGTAGAAATATGGAACTTATTCAGTCCAGGGAGCCAAGCTCAAAGCACATTTCTCTATGTCATGAGCTACATACTCTGTTCCAAGTTATGTGGTCTGGCAAGTGGGCATTGGTGTCTCCTTTTGCCATGCTCCATTCTGTGTGGCGACTAATCCCGGCCTTCCGAGGTTATGCCCAACAAGATGCTCAGGAATTCCTCTGTGAACTTTTGGATAAAGTACAGCAAGAACTGGAAACAACTGGGACCAGATACCCAGCTCTCATCCCCACTTCTCAAAGGAAACTTATCAAACAGGTTCTGAATGTGGTCAATACCATTTTTCACGGACAGCTTTTAAGTCAG GTGCAGAAAAGGCAAATATGGATCTACCTGTCTGATATAGTGACAGTGATTAACAGACTTCTAACTATGATTACCAAAAAGATAACACGACTCACTGAAACAGGATTGACATCTGTTAAAAGGCTTTTTGAATTAACTTGTTACACA GTTACATGTCTTGCGTGTGACAATAAGTCAAATACAATAGAACCCTTCTGGGACCTGTCGCTGGAATTTCCTGAGAGGTATCATTGCAATGGGAAGGAGATGGCTTTTCAGTATCCATGCCTACTTACAGAAATGTTGGCCAAGTTTACAGAGACGGAAGCTTTAGAAGGAAAGATATATGCATGTGATCAATGCAACA CAAAACGCAGGAAGTTTTCTTCAAAACCAATTATACTTACAGAAGCCCAGAAACAGCTTATGGTGTGTCAACTACCTCAAGTTCTGAGACTACACCTTAAGCGGTTCAG GGTTCTGGGTACACTGCAATGA